One genomic window of Polyangium aurulentum includes the following:
- a CDS encoding virulence RhuM family protein, with amino-acid sequence MSDEAPPRSELLLYQTEDGRTRIQCRFENETIWLTQAQMAELFEVTPQNVTLHLRAIYQEGELDQEATCKDYLQVRSEGGRSVSRTLRHYSLPAIVAVGYRVRSGRGTQFRQWATARLTEYLVKGFTMDDERLKNPPGKGHVDYFDELLERIRDIRASERRVYLRVQEILALAADYTPTERDTQIFFQTVQNKLHYAATGMTAPELIARRANADEPNMGLTSWKGSVIHKDDITVAKNYLREDEITELNRIVVMFLDFAEDQARRRKQIFLRDWKTRLDDFLRFNDREVLPDAGRVSREYADQKATEEYERFAAQRRAQREAEGEAEALRGLEDVAKKLTGRKKSKPDGKS; translated from the coding sequence ATGTCCGACGAAGCGCCCCCGCGATCCGAGCTCCTGCTGTACCAGACCGAGGATGGCCGCACGCGCATCCAGTGCCGGTTCGAGAATGAGACGATCTGGCTGACCCAGGCACAGATGGCGGAGTTGTTCGAGGTGACTCCCCAAAACGTGACGCTCCACCTCAGGGCGATCTACCAGGAAGGCGAGCTGGACCAGGAAGCAACTTGTAAGGATTACTTACAAGTTCGATCCGAAGGGGGTCGAAGCGTCTCGCGCACGCTGCGCCACTACAGCCTGCCCGCCATCGTCGCCGTCGGCTACCGCGTCCGCAGCGGTCGCGGCACGCAGTTCCGCCAGTGGGCGACAGCACGCTTGACCGAGTACCTGGTCAAGGGCTTCACGATGGACGACGAGCGGCTGAAGAACCCGCCCGGCAAGGGGCACGTCGACTACTTCGACGAGCTGCTCGAGCGCATCCGCGACATCCGGGCGAGCGAGCGCCGGGTGTACCTGCGCGTGCAGGAGATCCTCGCGCTGGCGGCCGACTACACGCCGACGGAGCGGGACACGCAGATCTTCTTCCAGACGGTGCAAAACAAGCTGCACTACGCCGCGACCGGCATGACGGCCCCGGAGCTCATCGCCAGGCGCGCCAATGCCGACGAGCCGAACATGGGGCTGACCTCGTGGAAAGGTTCCGTCATCCACAAGGACGATATCACGGTCGCGAAGAACTATCTGCGCGAGGACGAGATCACCGAGCTGAATCGGATCGTGGTCATGTTCCTGGATTTCGCGGAGGATCAAGCTCGGCGACGCAAGCAGATCTTTCTGAGGGACTGGAAGACGCGGCTGGATGATTTTCTTCGGTTCAATGACCGCGAGGTGCTCCCCGACGCCGGCCGAGTGAGCCGCGAATATGCCGACCAGAAGGCCACGGAAGAATATGAACGGTTCGCGGCTCAGCGGCGCGCGCAGAGGGAAGCCGAGGGTGAGGCGGAGGCACTGCGCGGGCTCGAAGACGTGGCGAAGAAGTTGACGGGGCGGAAGAAGAGCAAGCCGGATGGGAAGTCCTGA